GGCGATCAGGAGAAGAGCCTCGCCTCCGGTGCCAACGACTACGTCACCAAGCCGGTCGACTCCGACGATCTCATCGGCCGCGTCCGGCGCTGGCTGCCCGCATGAGCCCGTCGTGAGCCCGCGCCGCCCCTGTGCCGTCCCCGGACGTTCGAAGCGAGGAACACCGCCATCGTGAGCCGACCGACCCAGCCCCCCGACCCCGCGGGCGCCGGCACGGGCGAGCAACCCGCCGACGTCCTCGCGACCGCCGGTGAAGCGCCCCTCGGGCGGTCAGCCACCACCCTGCCCGCCGCCCGCGGCAGCGAGGACACGCCGACGGACGCGGCCGACGGCTCGGACGCCCGGGTCTCTCCCGTCGGACGGCTCGCGACGACCGTGGAACGGCTGCGGCGCGAGGTCCGCGACGCACAGGCGGAAGCGGACGGGCGGGCTCTGATCGAACTGGCCAAGGGCATCCTCGTCGAGCGCCTGCGGTGCGGCCCGGCGCAGGCCGCACGCCAGTTGGCCGAGCTGACCGAGCAAGCGGGCGTGACACCGCTGGAGTTCGCCGTCGAGGTGATCAACCAGGCCTCCCGCGACCGGCTCTCCGAAGTGACGACCGCCTTCCTCGCGGCCACCGAGGGAGGGGCCCACGCCGCCGGCACCGCGAGCCCGGGCTCGTCCGCGGTCGAACTGCGCTCCGCGGAGAGCGCCGCACTCGCCGCCCGGGACGCGCAGACGGTCGCCGACTCCCTGCTCGCCCACGCGCTGGCCCCGCTGGGCGCGGTGGCCGTGGCCATCTGGGCCCTGGGCGCGGACGGTTCCCTCAGCCTCGCGGGCAGCGCGGGATTCTCGCCCGCGGAGGCGGGGCGCTGGCGGCACGTGCCGCCGGGTGTGGCCACCGTGGCCCGCCGCGGTCTGGCCGTGCGCACGGGCCATTGGATCGGCTCCCTGTCCCACACCGGTCTGCCCTCCGTGGGCCAGCACCAGTTCCCCGACGGCGGCCGGGTCGCCATGCCGGCCGGCGCCGCGGGCCGTATCCACGGAGTCCTGGAGATCGTCTGGCCGGCCCCGCTGGAACCCCAGCCCCCGCAGATCGCCCGGCAGATCGAGGCTCTGGCGGAGCTGTGCGCCCACACCCTGGAGACGTACGCCCTGCGCCGCCCGGACGGCGGCCCGCGTGTCCTGCCCGACGCCGCCGAGCTGGTGGACCTGGCCGACGGGCTCCACGATCCCGCCCTGGTCCTCGTGCCGCACGTCGACGCGGGCGGGGAACTCGTCGACTTCCGCATCCACCACGTCAACGCCCGTTTCCTGGACCCCGCGGGCCGGCCGCGAGGCGTCGTCAACGGAGCCCTGCTGCTGGAGGCGTACCCGATGGCCGCCGGCGACGGCGGACTGTTCGAGCAGGTCGAACGCGTGCAGGCCACCGGAGAGCCGTTCCGCGCCCAGCGGATGCGGCTCACCGCGCTGGTCGGCGATGTGCCGCTGGCCGCGGTCGCCGACATCAACATCAGCCGGCACGGCGGCAGTGTCCTGCTGATCTGGCGCATAGAGGACGAGACGGCACGCCTGGCGAACCTGCTCCAGCACGCCCAGCGGCTGGGCCGCATCGGCGGCTTCGAGGAGAACCTGCTGACCGCCGAGATCACCTGGAACGGCCAGCTCTACCACCTGTACGGCCAGCCGGCGTCGCTGGGCCCCGTCCCGCTGGCGGAGCTGCCGGCCCACGCCCATCCGGACGACGCGGTCGCCATCGGCCGTTTCCTGCGCACCCTGCTCCACCACCACCGGCCGGCCGCCACGGCCTTCCGTCTGCAACGGCCCGACGGGGTCACCCGCCATCTGCGCGTGGCCGCCGAGCCGGTCCTCGACTCCGACGGCCGGCTGCACGTCGTACGCGGCGCCTACCAGGACATCTCGGCCCACCACTGGACGGAGGTGGCGCTCGCCGCGACCCGTGACCAGCTCGCCCACACCGAGCAGCAGGCCAGCGAACGCCACCGGCTGACCCTTCAGCTGCAACACGCCATCATGCCGCCGGCGCAGGCCCCGCTGGAGGCACCCGGGCTGCGCGTCGCGGTGCGCTACCGGCCGGCCGAGACCGAGCAGTTGGTCGGCGGCGACTGGTACGACGCCGTGGTCCTGCCCTCCGGGCTGATCCTGCTGTGTGTGGGGGACGTCGCCGGCCACGGCATCGAGGCCGCCACCAGCATGGTCGTGCTGCGCAACGCGCTGCGCGGGCTCGCCGTCACCGGCGCCGGGCCGGGGCAGCTGCTGTCCTGGCTCAACATGGTCGCCCACCATCTGACCGGGGCCGTCACCGCCACCGCGGTCTGCGGCCTGTACGACCCCGAGCGCCGCAGCCTGCGCTGGGCCCGGGCGGGCCATCTGCCGCCGGTCCTGGTGCGCGGCGGCGAGGCGACCGCGCTGCCCCTGGTCAAGGGGCTGCTGCTCGGCGCCGTACCGGAGGCGGTGTACGAGGAACGGGAGATGCAGCTGGCTGTCGACGACACCCTGTTGATGTACACGGACGGTCTGATCGAACGACGTGACCGTCCTGTGGAGGAGTCCCTCACCCATCTGCTGACCACCGCGCGCACGCTTCAGCCCGCTCTCGAACAGCGGTTGGACCATCTGCTCACCCACAGCAGGTCCGACACCGACGACGACACCTGCGTCGTGGGTATCCAGGTGACCTAGCCGGGCGGGTCCGATCGATTTCTGTGCGCGTAGTCTCGTCGTCCTCGGGAAAACAGACAACCGCAGGGACAATCGAGCCGGGCCGCAAGGGGCGCGGCTTCTGGTGGGAAGGCGAGATGACGACCGAGCACCGCTGGCAAGGGAGTGCGGCGTCCGGGAGCACCCCGGAGCAAGCCACGCGTTACCGGGGTGAGCTGCATGATGTGACGAACGCCCGACTCGACACCGAGCGCTTTCTCGACGATCTGACGGGGGTGGCGCCGCCGACCGCACCGGAACACTGGGACGACATCCTCCTGGTCGTCAACGAACTGGCCGCGAACGCGGTCCAGTACGCGCCGGGGCCCTTCGAGGTCCGTCTGCGCAAGACCTTCGACGGCGTTCACGTCGTCGTCCACGACACGAGCAGCACACCGCCCGCACCACGCCCCTTCCGTCGTGACGGGGGCGGCGGGGTCGGCTGGTATCTGGTCCAGTCCCTGGGCAGCCAGGTCAGTGTCGTCACGCGGCCGGACGGGAAGGACGTGCATGTCTTTCTGCCCTGGTGAGGCCGCTAGGGCCGGCTACGCAGCGGGACCAGCACACTGATCGTCTTGCCGCCGCCGGGGCGTCGCCGCACGACGATGTCACGCGCCAGGCGGATGATGATCGGCCAGCCGTAGCCCTGTCCGTGTCCCGCCAGGGGGAGGGTGCCGCAACCGTGGACGACGTCGGGGACCACGTCGCTGTGGTCGTGGACCGCCAGCCGGACGCCGTCCGGGGTGGCGGTGGCCTCGAACGCGGCCAGGCCGTCACCGTGCCGCAGGGCGTTGCTGACGAGTTCGGAGACGACGAGCAGCAGGTCGACGACGTCCTCCTCCCGCGCCGTGCGGGTTGCCGTGTCCCACTGTTCCCGTACGACCGAACGCGCGTGGTCCCGTGCCGCCGCCGCGGTCGTCACCGTGGCCGTGCGGTCGGACCGGCTCACCGTGCGACCACTGCCCAGGGCTCCTCCACAGCCGGTCGGCGGTCCCGGCCGAGGGTGAAGATCGTTGCGTTTTCTGTCATTTCGGGCGGCCTTTCGATGCCTTCGTCGAGCGGATCTGCCACCGTCAGGGCTGCGTCGGTGGGGTGCACGGCGCCACCCGCGGCCTGTGCAGCATGGCGGAGCCGACTGGCGTGACGGTTGAGAGACCGATGAGCGCGCCCCAGGCTTGTGCCTCCGGCATCGCGTCCGACGCCTGGGCGTACCTTGGGCGGCCTTCGCCGGCCTCTCCTGTGCGTGGGCGAGGGTGGTGTTCCAGCGAACGGATGGCGAACCGCTGCTGTGTGCCCACCGCTGCGAATACCCGGCCGGCCCCCGTACATGCGGGGTGACTTTCCTCAGACGACGGCGTACGAACCCGGCCGCCACGGGGTGCGGGCCTCAGTTCGGGCCGGGAGAGCCCAGGTACACCTTCCAGTTGGCCTCGGGCCGTACGTCGGCGGCCAGGGCGAGCAGGCGGCGCGGCTGCCGGTGCAGGCCGACGATCCTCAGCAGGCCGCCGCGCCCGGTGACGCAACCGTCGACCGTGAGGAGGAGGTGGAGCAGCGCCGAGTCCACGAAATCGACGCGGGCGAGGTCGAGGGTGAGCCGGCGCACAGAAGGCGGCAGCCCGGTCGCCGCGCCTTCGATGGCGGGCCGTGCACGGTCGTCGATGTCGTCGTCCACGGTCAGCGTGGCGGCGTAACCGCCGGGACTCAAAGTGACGCGGGTGCCCATCTTTCGGGCCCCCTTCCCTGGGGGTTGGTGGCCGGGGGAGGCCACTGGGCTCCCCCCACCGTGTCACGTACCGCCGCGCACGTCGAACGGCCTTTTGCACAGGGGTGCATGACGTGCGCGTTCACGGGTAAGCGCGCATCCGCGGCGCACGCCGCGACCCGCAGGTGAGAGCGTCGCCAGACCTGGCCGTTGTAGACGTTGTTGGAGGCATACGTGTCCGTGGCCCAGAACCCCTTGTCCGTCGAGGTCACTCTGTTGCGTGACGACGTGGCCCTGTTCACGGTGCAGGGCTACTTGGACGTCGACACCGCGACGGAGTTCCGTCACCATCTGGCCAACCAACTGCACCACGGTCGACGCCACTTCCTGCTCGACCTCACCCAGGTTCCGTTCATGGACTCGTCCGGTATGAACATCATCCTTCGCGTCTATCAGGAGGCCCGGAACCTGCCCGGCAGCGTGCACATCATCTCGCCGCAGCCCGCCGTACGCCGGATTCTCGACCTCACCGGCGTGAGCCTCACGGTCCCGGTGTCGGAGAGCGTCGAGCAGGCACTGGACCTGGTGGATCACCCGCAGCCGCAGTCACAGCCCTGACGGCCGCCGATGGCGAGGGGACGACCGACCGTGCCCCAGCCGTCAACCGTGCCATCGCCGTTGCCGACCGGCCGGCGGTGGCACGGTCACCGTCCTGGCCGGCGCGTTACGTGTCGCCCCGCTGGAGCATCAGACCCTTCTGATCCGGTCGGCGATCTCCGGCATTGCCGTGAACCCGGCCGCCTTGTACGTGGCGACGCCACCGACGTTGGAACTCGGCGTGC
This DNA window, taken from Streptomyces sp. NBC_00663, encodes the following:
- a CDS encoding STAS domain-containing protein, which produces MSVAQNPLSVEVTLLRDDVALFTVQGYLDVDTATEFRHHLANQLHHGRRHFLLDLTQVPFMDSSGMNIILRVYQEARNLPGSVHIISPQPAVRRILDLTGVSLTVPVSESVEQALDLVDHPQPQSQP
- a CDS encoding ATP-binding protein, which gives rise to MTTEHRWQGSAASGSTPEQATRYRGELHDVTNARLDTERFLDDLTGVAPPTAPEHWDDILLVVNELAANAVQYAPGPFEVRLRKTFDGVHVVVHDTSSTPPAPRPFRRDGGGGVGWYLVQSLGSQVSVVTRPDGKDVHVFLPW
- a CDS encoding STAS domain-containing protein, whose translation is MGTRVTLSPGGYAATLTVDDDIDDRARPAIEGAATGLPPSVRRLTLDLARVDFVDSALLHLLLTVDGCVTGRGGLLRIVGLHRQPRRLLALAADVRPEANWKVYLGSPGPN
- a CDS encoding SpoIIE family protein phosphatase, translated to MSRPTQPPDPAGAGTGEQPADVLATAGEAPLGRSATTLPAARGSEDTPTDAADGSDARVSPVGRLATTVERLRREVRDAQAEADGRALIELAKGILVERLRCGPAQAARQLAELTEQAGVTPLEFAVEVINQASRDRLSEVTTAFLAATEGGAHAAGTASPGSSAVELRSAESAALAARDAQTVADSLLAHALAPLGAVAVAIWALGADGSLSLAGSAGFSPAEAGRWRHVPPGVATVARRGLAVRTGHWIGSLSHTGLPSVGQHQFPDGGRVAMPAGAAGRIHGVLEIVWPAPLEPQPPQIARQIEALAELCAHTLETYALRRPDGGPRVLPDAAELVDLADGLHDPALVLVPHVDAGGELVDFRIHHVNARFLDPAGRPRGVVNGALLLEAYPMAAGDGGLFEQVERVQATGEPFRAQRMRLTALVGDVPLAAVADINISRHGGSVLLIWRIEDETARLANLLQHAQRLGRIGGFEENLLTAEITWNGQLYHLYGQPASLGPVPLAELPAHAHPDDAVAIGRFLRTLLHHHRPAATAFRLQRPDGVTRHLRVAAEPVLDSDGRLHVVRGAYQDISAHHWTEVALAATRDQLAHTEQQASERHRLTLQLQHAIMPPAQAPLEAPGLRVAVRYRPAETEQLVGGDWYDAVVLPSGLILLCVGDVAGHGIEAATSMVVLRNALRGLAVTGAGPGQLLSWLNMVAHHLTGAVTATAVCGLYDPERRSLRWARAGHLPPVLVRGGEATALPLVKGLLLGAVPEAVYEEREMQLAVDDTLLMYTDGLIERRDRPVEESLTHLLTTARTLQPALEQRLDHLLTHSRSDTDDDTCVVGIQVT
- a CDS encoding ATP-binding protein encodes the protein MSRSDRTATVTTAAAARDHARSVVREQWDTATRTAREEDVVDLLLVVSELVSNALRHGDGLAAFEATATPDGVRLAVHDHSDVVPDVVHGCGTLPLAGHGQGYGWPIIIRLARDIVVRRRPGGGKTISVLVPLRSRP